Proteins from one Ipomoea triloba cultivar NCNSP0323 chromosome 1, ASM357664v1 genomic window:
- the LOC116000261 gene encoding uncharacterized protein LOC116000261, translating to MPSSENQGSFSRIPFPSFRRGIFSIRSDQIHSVESEQGGSSSQESGGSELRSFQRLVSSRFSDLSVANGEEFLSVSWVRKLLDAFGDCQDEFRAVLCSRKEFISKQSQDKILSDYFDMNIKALDICNATRDGIQKIHLWQRHLEIVVSALDPPQQRMIGESHLRRARKALTDLSLAMLDEKDTGSVFSIRNRSFGHHNRTKDHPQRSPRHSRSLSWSVSPSWSASKQLQLIANGLVPPNANEVAATNGLATLVFTMSHVLLFVLWAIVAAIPCQDHGLQTNITIPNLFPWSRSLQTLHSRIMEESKKRGRNSNNGLLKEIHQIEKGVHHLSELLDSPQLPLSEEHKEDVRESVGTLSLVSKTYQTELGPLERQLREVFRKIRTCRAEGLEFLANT from the coding sequence ATGCCCTCTTCAGAAAATCAGGGCTCTTTTTCTCGTATTCCTTTCCCTTCGTTTCGTCGTGGGATTTTTTCTATCAGGAGTGATCAGATACACTCGGTGGAAAGTGAGCAGGGGGGGTCTAGTAGCCAAGAGTCTGGAGGGTCGGAGTTAAGGTCATTTCAAAGACTAGTTTCATCTCGGTTTTCTGATCTCTCGGTGGCAAATGGGGAAGAATTCCTCTCGGTTTCGTGGGTAAGGAAGTTGTTGGATGCGTTTGGGGATTGTCAGGATGAGTTTAGGGCGGTCTTATGCAGCCGCAAAGAGTTCATCTCGAAGCAGAGTCAAGACAAGATCCTCTCGGATTATTTTGATATGAATATTAAGGCGCTCGATATATGCAATGCGACCCGAGATGGGATTCAGAAGATTCATTTGTGGCAGAGGCATTTGGAGATCGTCGTTTCTGCATTGGATCCTCCTCAACAAAGAATGATCGGCGAGAGTCATCTGCGTCGAGCGAGAAAAGCTCTGACGGATTTGAGTCTAGCGATGCTAGATGAAAAGGACACGGGGTCCGTCTTTTCGATCCGGAACCGGTCTTTTGGACACCACAACAGGACTAAAGACCACCCTCAACGTTCCCCAAGGCACTCGAGGTCTCTCTCGTGGAGCGTGTCGCCCTCCTGGTCCGCATCCAAGCAGCTTCAGCTTATCGCCAACGGTTTAGTCCCTCCTAACGCCAACGAGGTTGCCGCTACTAACGGTCTAGCTACACTCGTGTTCACAATGAGCCACGTCCTTTTGTTCGTTCTGTGGGCCATCGTTGCCGCCATCCCCTGCCAAGACCATGGCCTCCAGACCAACATCACCATCCCCAATCTATTCCCGTGGAGCCGTTCCCTCCAGACACTCCATTCCCGGATAATGGAAGAATCCAAGAAACGCGGTCGAAACTCCAACAACGGACTACTAAAGGAAATCCATCAAATCGAAAAAGGCGTCCACCACTTATCCGAGCTGCTAGATTCTCCTCAGCTCCCGCTCTCCGAGGAACACAAGGAAGACGTCAGGGAAAGCGTGGGGACACTATCGCTGGTATCCAAAACTTACCAGACAGAGCTCGGGCCGCTAGAACGCCAACTGAGGGAGGTCTTCAGAAAAATCAGAACCTGTCGCGCCGAGGGTCTCGAGTTCTTGGCGAATACCTGA